A stretch of Lathyrus oleraceus cultivar Zhongwan6 chromosome 6, CAAS_Psat_ZW6_1.0, whole genome shotgun sequence DNA encodes these proteins:
- the LOC127093630 gene encoding lysM domain receptor-like kinase 4 encodes MNHVVLNFIFFILSVFLSLKTNAQQNYSGNSIFTCKNSDDTGPSPAFLYTCNGFNKSCMAFLSFRTKPPYNSVNSISNLTSSNPKELARVNGATLLTVFPPGKEVIVPVNCSCLTNDYYQAETKYILGPHPTYFIVANDTFQGLTTCDSLMRVNPYGELDLYPRMELQVPLRCACPTYHQKTNGTKYLLTYSVTWGDNISNIATRFNVTEGNLVDANGFSTQTQVLYPFTTVLIPFPSEPRSPTTIVANDPPTPGGCSFKKCKSTRKTLHIALTTSVPVLCVFLFVLILFLLRKRAAGLFKRRARGKKKTGVFSEVIREEIAIIEHLSKVYRFEEIKEATENFSSKNRIKGSLFRGVFNNGKEVLAVKRMRGDVSKEVNLLKRINHFNLIKLQGYCENKSCIYLVYEYMENGSLREWLSKNSSIEHQSWGRRIQIAVDIANGLQYLHNFTEPCYVHKDINSGNILLNKDLRAKIAKFALVEESERMVTSDCPTSHVVGSAGYLAPEYLEAGIVSTKMDVYAFGVVLLELITGKDSITLQDGREVMLYEIIESIIGKENEEEKVSLFIDPCLVESCRKASALQLVKLGLTCLIQEAESRPNIEEVVSSLLKIQANDMQQSISSIIKSLSMER; translated from the coding sequence ATGAATCATGTTGTGCTTAACTTCATTTTCTTCATACTAAGTGTTTTTCTTTCATTGAAAACCAATGCACAACAGAATTACTCAGGAAATTCGATATTCACCTGCAAGAACAGCGATGATACGGGACCTTCGCCCGCGTTTCTTTACACCTGCAATGGCTTCAACAAATCATGCATGGCTTTTCTGAGCTTCAGAACCAAACCTCCTTATAACTCCGTCAACTCGATTTCCAACCTCACGTCATCAAACCCGAAAGAGCTCGCCCGAGTCAATGGCGCCACTTTGCTCACAGTTTTCCCACCTGGCAAAGAGGTTATTGTTCCTGTGAACTGTTCTTGTTTAACCAATGATTATTATCAAGCTGAAACCAAATATATATTGGGTCCACACCCGACATATTTCATAGTAGCAAACGACACGTTCCAGGGTTTGACAACGTGTGATTCTCTGATGCGTGTGAATCCATACGGGGAACTTGATTTGTATCCAAGAATGGAGTTACAGGTTCCGCTTCGATGCGCTTGTCCAACGTATCATCAGAAAACAAATGGCACCAAGTATTTACTCACATACTCAGTAACCTGGGGGGATAACATTTCAAATATTGCTACAAGGTTCAATGTAACAGAAGGTAATCTAGTTGATGCTAATGGTTTTTCCACACAGACTCAAGTACTTTATCCATTCACAACTGTTCTGATTCCTTTTCCAAGTGAACCAAGGAGTCCAACAACCATAGTTGCCAATGATCCACCAACTCCTGGTGGTTGCAGCTTTAAAAAGTGCAAGTCAACGAGAAAAACACTCCACATTGCTTTAACCACCTCGGTGCCAGTTCTGTGTGTCTTCTTGTTTGTGCTGATTCTGTTTTTGCTAAGAAAGAGAGCAGCAGGGTTGTTTAAGCGACGTGCGCGAGGTAAGAAAAAAACGGGGGTGTTTTCAGAAGTGATCCGTGAGGAGATAGCGATCATTGAACATCTCTCCAAAGTGTATAGGTTTGAGGAAATAAAAGAGGCAACTGAGAATTTTAGTTCAAAGAATAGAATCAAAGGTTCTTTATTTCGCGGTGTGTTCAACAATGGTAAGGAAGTGTTGGCTGTTAAAAGAATGAGAGGGGATGTTTCTAAAGAGGTCAATTTGCTGAAAAGGATCAATCATTTCAACCTGATAAAGCTTCAGGGTTACTGTGAAAACAAATCTTGCATCTATCTTGTTTATGAATACATGGAAAATGGATCTTTAAGGGAATGGCTTAGCAAGAATAGTTCCATTGAGCACCAAAGTTGGGGAAGGAGGATACAGATTGCTGTGGATATTGCCAATGGACTTCAATATCTTCACAACTTCACAGAGCCTTGCTATGTACACAAGGACATAAACAGTGGAAACATTCTACTAAACAAAGATTTAAGGGCCAAGATAGCAAAATTTGCTCTTGTTGAAGAATCAGAGAGGATGGTTACTTCTGATTGTCCCACATCACATGTTGTAGGATCGGCCGGTTATTTAGCTCCCGAGTATCTGGAAGCAGGGATAGTCAGTACCAAAATGGATGTCTATGCCTTTGGAGTGGTGCTGTTGGAACTGATCACTGGCAAAGATTCTATAACCCTACAAGATGGAAGAGAAGTAATGCTTTATGAAATCATAGAAAGTATAATTGGCAAAGAGAATGAAGAAGAGAAAGTGAGTTTGTTCATTGATCCTTGCCTCGTCGAAAGCTGTAGGAAAGCAAGTGCACTGCAGCTAGTTAAATTGGGTCTAACCTGTTTGATCCAAGAAGCAGAAAGCAGACCAAACATTGAAGAGGTAGTCTCCAGCTTATTGAAAATACAGGCAAATGATATGCAACAAAGTATATCGTCCATTATCAAAAGCCTAAGCATGGAGCGGTGA